One genomic segment of Aquipluma nitroreducens includes these proteins:
- the yajC gene encoding preprotein translocase subunit YajC, which translates to MMNYLLMAQPAADGAQPNPIMTFLPMILIIAVFYFFMIRPQMKKQKEVAAFRNSLQKGDKVVTTGGIYGKILELKDNYVLLQVDDNVKIRVDKSALVRDMTDVQTK; encoded by the coding sequence ATGATGAATTATTTATTAATGGCTCAACCGGCTGCCGATGGCGCTCAGCCAAATCCAATTATGACATTCCTTCCGATGATTCTGATTATTGCAGTATTTTATTTTTTCATGATCAGACCTCAGATGAAGAAACAAAAAGAAGTTGCAGCGTTCCGTAACAGCCTCCAAAAAGGCGATAAAGTGGTTACCACTGGTGGTATTTACGGAAAAATTCTTGAATTGAAGGACAATTACGTGCTTCTTCAGGTTGACGACAACGTAAAAATCAGGGTTGATAAGTCTGCCCTGGTTAGAGATATGACTGACGTTCAGACGAAATAA
- a CDS encoding DUF1573 domain-containing protein, with protein MKISQKSEARSQNKKELGAWSMELWISAFTALNAPFNSFALRERPSGLRSSVFGLQTWCLILFGLILASCHSGTQKATPKTKSDESGVAKFVFSEEIHNFGSLNAGEIVSFTFIFRNEGTKTLSITEVDSGCGCTEVKIENKNIAPGQEGRIEVIYNSAGEVGRQLKTITLFSNAETAQKQLYIKANVTNEIIELNS; from the coding sequence ATGAAAATAAGTCAGAAGTCAGAAGCCAGAAGTCAGAATAAAAAAGAGCTTGGAGCATGGAGCATGGAGCTTTGGATTTCGGCCTTTACTGCGCTGAATGCTCCCTTCAACAGCTTCGCGCTCAGGGAGCGGCCATCCGGTCTTCGGTCTTCGGTCTTCGGTCTTCAAACCTGGTGCTTAATTCTATTTGGTTTGATACTCGCTTCCTGTCATTCAGGAACACAAAAAGCAACACCAAAGACTAAATCGGATGAATCAGGAGTCGCTAAATTTGTCTTTTCCGAAGAAATCCATAATTTTGGTTCGCTTAACGCCGGAGAGATCGTATCTTTCACCTTTATTTTCAGAAACGAAGGAACAAAAACTTTAAGCATCACAGAAGTTGATTCTGGTTGTGGATGTACCGAAGTGAAGATAGAGAATAAAAATATTGCTCCGGGACAGGAAGGAAGAATTGAGGTAATTTACAACTCGGCGGGCGAAGTAGGACGGCAGTTAAAAACAATCACCTTGTTTTCGAACGCCGAAACAGCTCAGAAACAGCTCTATATAAAAGCAAATGTTACCAACGAGATAATTGAATTAAACAGTTAA
- a CDS encoding rhomboid family intramembrane serine protease: MPIFDYHPRNQEPTDKEMEKKIFRYSLLFSVIIVGIFWLVKLIENLYNLDLTEYGILPLQIEGLRGIIFSPFIHSNYDHLLSNSIPFLILSFALFYFYRNLSYRILFLIYILSGICVWLGGRDSYHIGASGIVYGLAAFLFSSGVFRKDANLLTIGIIVVFLYGSMFWGIFPLKPGISWESHLWGSASGFLLAFYYRHQGPVRPVSSWENEPEEEDDDSEFEEFNEEITPEEDPGTQNHVDTWDTVEKGKS, encoded by the coding sequence ATGCCAATATTCGATTATCACCCCAGAAATCAGGAGCCCACCGACAAGGAAATGGAAAAGAAGATTTTCAGATACAGTCTTTTATTTTCGGTAATCATTGTGGGCATTTTCTGGTTGGTGAAATTGATCGAAAATCTATACAATCTGGATTTAACTGAATATGGAATTTTGCCGCTGCAAATTGAAGGGTTGCGGGGAATTATATTTTCGCCCTTTATTCACAGCAATTACGACCATTTGCTGTCTAATTCCATTCCATTTCTAATCCTTTCGTTTGCGCTGTTTTATTTTTACAGAAACCTGTCCTACCGCATTCTTTTCCTGATTTATATTCTGTCTGGAATCTGCGTCTGGTTAGGTGGACGCGATTCGTACCACATTGGCGCCAGTGGCATTGTCTACGGGCTTGCAGCTTTTTTGTTTTCCAGCGGAGTATTCCGTAAAGATGCTAATTTGCTAACAATCGGCATCATTGTGGTTTTTCTGTATGGAAGTATGTTTTGGGGAATATTCCCGCTCAAACCAGGAATTTCGTGGGAAAGTCATTTGTGGGGATCGGCCAGCGGATTTTTACTGGCCTTTTATTACCGGCATCAGGGACCGGTTCGTCCGGTTTCGAGTTGGGAGAATGAGCCGGAGGAGGAAGATGATGATTCGGAATTTGAAGAATTTAACGAAGAAATAACTCCTGAAGAAGACCCGGGAACCCAGAACCACGTAGACACGTGGGACACAGTAGAAAAGGGAAAAAGTTAG
- a CDS encoding YbbR-like domain-containing protein, translated as MKTNWVYKLVKYLKKVYFRNDKRVAAYLVCVTIATGFWFLNALSKTYTVEIIAPVEYYNFPNNKTFTGNLPEKVELTVRAHGFTILRHEFSFLLSPLSFNVNEMTNNRMMENKKTSFAFPTRQFLTELSYQLSNDIEILNMNPDTLFFSFGKMTQKHVRVKPVVNVNLKKQFLISGEITTEPKTILVNGPKATLDTLQFVYTKALVFHAVDLPIRIKAQISPVKDLFFDPQSVELAIPVDEYTEAQQSVPVMLTNEPGNVKIKLFPAKVKVSFLVGLSRFTEIHPEDFKLAVSYSDIEEGIQRLRIKMVTAPAFLYDVKITPDEIEYLIEN; from the coding sequence GTGAAGACAAACTGGGTATATAAATTAGTAAAATACCTGAAAAAGGTATATTTCAGAAACGACAAACGGGTGGCGGCCTATCTGGTTTGTGTTACTATTGCCACTGGGTTCTGGTTTCTGAATGCCCTGAGCAAAACTTATACCGTAGAAATTATTGCACCTGTTGAGTATTACAACTTTCCGAACAATAAAACGTTTACCGGTAATCTGCCCGAGAAGGTTGAACTAACTGTAAGGGCACACGGGTTCACTATTCTGAGGCACGAGTTTAGTTTCTTACTGAGTCCCCTTTCGTTCAATGTAAACGAAATGACCAATAACCGGATGATGGAAAACAAGAAAACCAGCTTCGCTTTTCCAACACGTCAATTTCTAACCGAGTTATCGTACCAATTATCGAACGACATTGAGATCTTAAATATGAATCCCGATACTTTGTTTTTTAGTTTCGGGAAAATGACTCAAAAGCATGTTCGGGTTAAACCTGTAGTGAATGTTAATCTGAAAAAACAATTCCTTATTTCAGGTGAAATAACTACTGAGCCCAAAACAATTCTGGTTAATGGTCCAAAGGCCACACTGGATACTCTTCAGTTTGTTTACACCAAAGCGCTTGTATTTCACGCAGTTGATTTACCCATTCGTATTAAAGCTCAAATTAGTCCTGTAAAAGACCTTTTTTTTGATCCTCAATCCGTTGAATTGGCAATTCCGGTTGACGAATATACAGAAGCTCAGCAATCGGTTCCGGTAATGTTGACCAACGAGCCCGGCAATGTGAAAATAAAGTTATTTCCGGCGAAAGTAAAAGTCTCCTTCCTGGTCGGATTGAGCCGATTTACCGAAATTCATCCTGAAGATTTTAAACTGGCAGTATCGTATTCCGACATTGAAGAAGGAATACAGCGCCTTCGGATTAAAATGGTTACAGCACCAGCCTTTCTCTACGATGTAAAAATTACTCCGGACGAGATTGAATATCTGATTGAAAACTAA
- the nusB gene encoding transcription antitermination factor NusB gives MISRRIIRIKVLQILYAFFTSPETSINNTEKELFFSLQKTYDLYHYLMALVIEIEKFAEDRIDLGLKKHRPTTADLTPNTRFVNNLLIHQLKTNTSLAKYLETAKLSWVNEEELIRKLYFSLTEQDFYKEYMAAEQNSYADDRKLVEDIFKYLILDNEDIESLLEEQSIYWNDDLDFVVSMILKTFKKFKEFSDDNQALLPMYKDEEDRQFAKDLYRKVVLNHTENVVLIKQHTVNWDIERIAFIDNLILELALSEFLYFPSIPTKVSMNEYIELSKYYSTEKSRNFINGILDKALKDLKKADKILKAGRGLIGEEEE, from the coding sequence ATGATTAGCAGAAGAATAATTCGAATCAAGGTATTACAAATATTGTACGCGTTCTTTACATCACCTGAAACATCGATCAACAACACCGAAAAAGAACTCTTTTTCAGTTTGCAAAAAACATACGATCTGTACCATTATCTGATGGCTCTCGTTATTGAGATCGAAAAGTTTGCAGAAGACCGTATCGATCTGGGACTAAAGAAACACCGCCCAACAACCGCAGATCTTACACCCAACACCCGTTTTGTAAATAATCTGCTCATCCATCAGTTAAAAACCAATACTTCACTTGCCAAATACCTCGAAACGGCCAAATTGAGCTGGGTTAACGAAGAGGAACTTATCCGCAAGTTGTACTTTTCGCTGACCGAACAAGATTTTTACAAGGAATACATGGCTGCCGAACAAAACAGCTATGCCGACGACCGCAAACTGGTTGAAGATATTTTTAAATACCTGATTCTTGACAATGAAGATATTGAATCGTTGCTCGAAGAACAGAGTATTTATTGGAATGACGACCTGGATTTTGTGGTGAGTATGATCCTGAAGACTTTCAAGAAATTCAAGGAATTCAGCGACGACAATCAGGCTTTATTGCCGATGTACAAAGACGAGGAAGACCGCCAGTTTGCCAAAGACCTTTACCGGAAAGTAGTGTTGAATCACACCGAAAATGTGGTATTGATTAAACAGCATACCGTAAACTGGGACATCGAGCGCATTGCCTTTATCGACAACCTGATTCTGGAACTTGCGTTAAGCGAATTTTTGTATTTCCCATCCATCCCGACCAAGGTTTCCATGAACGAATACATCGAACTTTCTAAGTACTACAGCACCGAGAAAAGCCGTAATTTCATTAACGGAATACTCGATAAAGCCCTGAAAGACTTGAAGAAAGCGGACAAAATCCTCAAAGCGGGTCGTGGCTTAATTGGCGAAGAAGAGGAATGA
- a CDS encoding pyrroline-5-carboxylate reductase family protein, producing the protein MKTKSLGFIGGGRITRIFLQAFVNKKAIFESISVFDSNPETLQELKQKFPFIQVLASAPDAAKKDVVFLALHPPVIMEMLEKIKAEITDQTLFISLAPKITIAKMAAVLPSNQIVRLIPNATSVINHGYNPVSFAPEMSEIQKWYILEMLNLLGYTFEAAEEKLEAYALLSAMLPTYFWFQWHELEKIGAQMGLSEAECRESIYETLNASLNTMYHAGMKPEEVMNLIPVKPIGENEDQIKEIYQEKLTGLYQKIKP; encoded by the coding sequence ATGAAGACAAAATCTCTCGGTTTTATTGGCGGAGGCAGAATTACAAGGATTTTTCTGCAAGCCTTTGTAAATAAAAAAGCGATCTTCGAATCAATCTCAGTTTTCGATTCCAATCCAGAAACACTTCAAGAGCTGAAACAAAAGTTCCCATTCATCCAAGTTCTTGCCTCTGCGCCGGATGCTGCTAAGAAAGACGTTGTTTTTCTGGCTCTGCATCCTCCCGTTATTATGGAAATGCTGGAGAAAATCAAGGCTGAAATAACAGACCAAACCTTATTTATTTCGCTGGCGCCTAAAATCACTATTGCAAAAATGGCCGCTGTATTACCAAGCAATCAGATTGTAAGGTTGATACCCAATGCAACTTCGGTCATCAACCACGGATACAATCCGGTAAGTTTTGCGCCTGAAATGTCTGAAATCCAGAAATGGTATATTCTTGAAATGCTGAACTTATTGGGGTACACCTTCGAGGCTGCTGAAGAGAAACTGGAAGCTTACGCCCTGTTGTCGGCCATGTTACCCACCTACTTTTGGTTTCAGTGGCACGAACTGGAAAAGATCGGCGCACAAATGGGACTTTCAGAAGCTGAATGCCGCGAAAGCATTTACGAAACTTTGAATGCCTCACTCAACACCATGTACCACGCCGGAATGAAACCCGAAGAAGTAATGAACCTGATTCCGGTCAAACCAATCGGTGAAAATGAAGATCAGATCAAAGAAATTTATCAGGAAAAATTGACAGGACTTTATCAGAAAATTAAACCATAA
- a CDS encoding glycoside hydrolase family 88 protein — translation MNVKETNSRRNFLKAAGSASLGIAGITAIGNTLPIEIQDKKQSGLIFLKDISGLKDRIERVKIATLGMQRYDWEQGTVAQAFLEMGELDLAISFARGAILRQEKGRFSVLKGNGPINDCSSVGEVVLFAAKQTDDPIFQKGADEMLNVIKTTNHKSSDGIIYHTQEPQKGIWSDATYMLPPFLAAAGEFQEAMKQIEGYRKYLYNEHDKLYSHMWDDEKKRLNRTDYWGVGNGWSAAGMTRVLKLLPDSMAAEKKLLIGYIRDVIDGCLKYLRPDGAFHDVVNRPDTFVEVNLSQMLCYSIFRGVAAGYLDHSYLKPTEIMRKAANDKVDKLGYVQDVCGVPSFDRPYFAPEGQAFYL, via the coding sequence ATGAACGTGAAAGAAACCAACTCTCGTAGAAATTTTCTGAAAGCCGCCGGTAGCGCATCGCTTGGTATAGCCGGAATAACAGCAATTGGAAATACTTTGCCTATTGAAATTCAGGATAAGAAACAATCAGGACTTATTTTTTTGAAAGACATTTCAGGACTAAAAGATCGTATTGAGCGCGTGAAGATTGCAACTCTTGGAATGCAGCGGTACGATTGGGAACAGGGCACTGTTGCTCAGGCTTTTCTCGAAATGGGAGAGCTGGATTTGGCAATTTCGTTTGCAAGAGGAGCAATTCTCAGGCAAGAAAAGGGTAGGTTCTCTGTTTTGAAAGGAAATGGGCCCATTAACGATTGTTCGAGTGTAGGCGAAGTGGTACTTTTTGCTGCAAAACAAACAGACGATCCGATCTTTCAAAAGGGTGCCGATGAAATGTTGAATGTGATAAAAACCACCAATCATAAGTCTTCCGACGGAATTATTTACCATACACAAGAGCCGCAAAAAGGAATCTGGTCGGATGCCACTTACATGTTGCCACCATTTTTGGCTGCTGCAGGAGAATTTCAGGAAGCCATGAAACAAATTGAAGGTTACCGTAAATACCTCTACAACGAGCATGATAAATTGTATTCGCACATGTGGGACGATGAGAAAAAGCGACTAAACCGCACAGATTACTGGGGTGTTGGCAATGGATGGTCTGCCGCCGGAATGACGCGCGTACTTAAATTGTTGCCCGATTCGATGGCCGCAGAAAAGAAATTACTGATCGGATATATTCGTGATGTGATTGATGGTTGCCTGAAATATCTCAGGCCAGATGGTGCATTTCACGATGTAGTGAATCGTCCGGATACTTTTGTAGAAGTAAATCTGAGCCAAATGCTTTGCTATTCTATTTTCAGGGGTGTGGCTGCCGGATATCTGGATCATTCCTATCTCAAACCAACCGAAATTATGCGGAAAGCCGCCAATGATAAGGTGGACAAACTTGGCTATGTGCAGGATGTGTGTGGTGTCCCAAGTTTCGATCGACCTTATTTTGCTCCTGAAGGACAGGCTTTTTACCTTTAA
- the coaE gene encoding dephospho-CoA kinase (Dephospho-CoA kinase (CoaE) performs the final step in coenzyme A biosynthesis.), with product MLKIGITGGIGSGKSTVCRVFSVMGIPVFEADKVARKLMDTDEEIHEKLVRLFGAAVYLPDQTVNRKYLAGIVFKDPSLLAKLNEIVHPVVRKTFFDWCERQKSPYIIHEAAILFESGFYKMMDKTITVVTNEDERIHRVMKRDGITIELVKERIKNQWSDEERMKLADFVIGNNDDQLIIPQIIEIDKKIKANG from the coding sequence ATGTTAAAAATTGGAATTACCGGAGGAATTGGAAGTGGAAAGAGTACTGTTTGCAGGGTTTTCTCTGTAATGGGCATTCCGGTTTTTGAAGCCGACAAGGTTGCCAGGAAACTCATGGATACTGATGAGGAAATACACGAAAAGCTTGTTCGTTTGTTCGGAGCAGCAGTTTACCTGCCCGATCAGACTGTCAACCGAAAATATCTGGCCGGAATTGTATTTAAAGATCCATCTTTGCTGGCAAAATTAAATGAGATCGTTCATCCGGTGGTGCGAAAAACATTTTTCGATTGGTGCGAAAGGCAAAAATCACCTTATATCATTCACGAAGCCGCTATTTTATTCGAAAGTGGCTTTTATAAAATGATGGACAAAACCATTACCGTTGTAACCAACGAAGATGAACGAATACACCGGGTAATGAAACGCGATGGAATAACCATAGAATTGGTTAAAGAACGAATAAAGAATCAGTGGAGCGATGAAGAACGCATGAAATTAGCCGATTTTGTAATCGGCAATAACGATGATCAACTCATCATTCCACAAATCATAGAAATTGACAAAAAGATAAAAGCAAATGGCTAA
- a CDS encoding cytochrome c3 family protein — MEKLNSGWKVVLLVSLITWGCSKQTVEDQTGISDIPTEKAAATSNVVFGGTNTYVVFAWNDLGMHCLNPTYDKMVILPPYNNLKVQVVKRGKVPTVVTTGLTVSYSIDKNTFSAGKQDYGQFWTYAKQLFNVTLAPNIGLTGNGLSGKMKAETGFFSAEGIPVVPVYDSGVKDPYQQATITVKDATGKIVATTKTVIPTSDEINCAKCHGADAFNDILTKHDKAHGTKLMGSKPVLCAGCHGSPALGTTGPGSSGKYLSQAIHGYHATKGASCYDCHPGATTKCSRSARHTAADGNCTTCHGSMANVASTIVAGRVPWVGEPNCVSCHKGVAGIDTGTTLYKNAHGHGNLFCSACHGSPHAMVPSLNAKDNYQELQYQGSNRPVKSIGSCGICHKSSRGGDATIQDFAEKHAGTSPRIKIACHTCHTSITTETAKWPHSFQWKDSGGNPQGVSD, encoded by the coding sequence ATGGAAAAATTAAATTCAGGATGGAAAGTGGTGCTGCTTGTTTCATTGATTACATGGGGTTGTTCGAAACAAACAGTGGAAGATCAGACAGGGATATCAGATATTCCTACTGAAAAAGCCGCAGCAACGAGTAATGTAGTATTTGGTGGAACTAACACCTATGTTGTTTTTGCATGGAATGATTTAGGCATGCACTGTCTGAATCCCACATATGACAAAATGGTGATTCTACCTCCTTACAACAATCTAAAAGTACAGGTAGTTAAAAGAGGAAAGGTACCAACGGTTGTAACAACCGGTCTAACTGTATCTTATTCAATCGACAAAAACACGTTTTCAGCCGGAAAACAAGATTATGGTCAATTTTGGACCTATGCAAAGCAGCTTTTCAATGTAACACTAGCCCCAAACATTGGATTGACCGGAAATGGTCTTTCAGGAAAGATGAAAGCCGAAACCGGATTTTTTAGCGCTGAAGGTATCCCAGTGGTACCTGTCTATGACTCAGGTGTCAAAGATCCTTATCAACAAGCAACTATAACAGTAAAAGATGCCACAGGCAAAATTGTGGCCACCACAAAAACAGTGATACCAACCTCGGATGAGATTAATTGTGCCAAATGTCACGGAGCAGATGCTTTTAACGATATTCTGACTAAACACGACAAGGCTCACGGAACAAAGCTGATGGGTAGCAAGCCAGTTCTATGTGCCGGATGTCATGGTTCACCCGCCTTGGGAACAACTGGGCCTGGTAGTTCAGGCAAATACCTGTCGCAAGCAATACATGGCTACCATGCAACCAAAGGAGCTTCCTGTTACGACTGTCATCCGGGTGCAACCACAAAATGCAGCCGTAGCGCGCGTCACACTGCCGCCGATGGAAATTGTACGACTTGTCATGGTAGTATGGCCAATGTAGCTTCGACTATCGTTGCAGGAAGGGTTCCGTGGGTTGGTGAACCAAACTGCGTTAGCTGTCATAAAGGCGTAGCCGGTATAGATACAGGAACTACACTCTACAAAAATGCACATGGTCACGGAAATCTATTCTGCTCAGCCTGTCATGGTAGTCCACATGCCATGGTTCCTTCGCTGAATGCCAAGGACAATTACCAGGAATTACAATATCAGGGTTCAAACCGCCCGGTTAAATCGATTGGTAGCTGTGGAATCTGCCACAAAAGCTCCAGAGGCGGCGATGCAACGATTCAAGATTTTGCCGAAAAGCATGCAGGAACTTCTCCGCGTATAAAAATTGCGTGTCATACCTGTCATACTTCAATTACAACGGAGACAGCCAAATGGCCGCACTCTTTCCAATGGAAAGACTCAGGCGGTAATCCGCAAGGAGTTTCAGATTAA
- a CDS encoding GOLPH3/VPS74 family protein yields the protein MDRSLKLSEKLFCLAVNPIRGGILLNSSATLAITLTGSVFVELMNKGLVSIEKGIVHLEDPTFQNDEVYEFFLNRIRLRGKDRKLRTWISYFNVRGRKIQKHFIRSLVHKNVLRTEERRILFIPYEKVFLRDRDLVESILKEVETSLQGRGEQSDESIVLAMMVAKTNLLRRVFPERAQRKEASRFLKNLPETTVSKAVQDAIQMMHAAVFVAAGT from the coding sequence ATGGATAGGTCATTAAAACTGAGCGAAAAATTGTTTTGTCTGGCTGTCAATCCGATAAGGGGAGGTATTCTGCTGAATTCTTCTGCAACGTTGGCTATAACTTTGACGGGTTCTGTTTTTGTCGAATTGATGAATAAAGGACTTGTTTCGATTGAGAAGGGAATTGTTCATCTGGAGGATCCAACTTTTCAGAACGATGAAGTTTATGAGTTTTTCCTGAATCGGATTCGGCTTCGGGGAAAAGATCGAAAGCTGAGAACGTGGATTTCGTATTTTAATGTCCGGGGACGTAAAATCCAGAAGCACTTTATTCGAAGTCTGGTGCATAAAAATGTGCTTCGAACCGAGGAAAGACGGATTCTGTTTATTCCATACGAAAAGGTTTTTCTGAGGGATCGCGATTTGGTTGAAAGCATCCTGAAAGAAGTTGAAACGTCTTTGCAGGGTAGGGGAGAACAAAGTGACGAATCGATTGTATTAGCCATGATGGTTGCTAAAACTAATTTACTACGGCGGGTTTTTCCTGAACGGGCACAACGAAAAGAAGCGTCCAGATTCCTGAAAAATTTACCGGAAACTACGGTTTCAAAAGCCGTTCAGGATGCTATTCAAATGATGCATGCAGCTGTTTTTGTTGCTGCAGGCACTTAA
- a CDS encoding TerB family tellurite resistance protein — protein MAKVGKWITGGLGWAIFGPIGGILGFVVGSMFDNTEVITGRQEYQPGQPTTKGGYIMSLLVLVAAVMKADGKVLKSELDYTKEFFVRSFGPAAAGEAIKILRDLLQQNIPVTEVSQQIRKNMDHPSRLQLVHFLFGIAAADGIVHESEHQLIKHIAQQMGISEKDYQSIEAMFVADTDAAYKILETEPTATDDELKKAYRKMALKYHPDKVHYLGEDVQKGANEKFQSVNEAWEVIKKQRGIV, from the coding sequence ATGGCTAAAGTAGGAAAATGGATTACAGGTGGTCTGGGATGGGCTATTTTCGGACCAATTGGAGGGATTTTAGGTTTTGTAGTCGGTTCAATGTTCGACAACACTGAAGTAATAACCGGACGTCAGGAATATCAACCCGGACAACCAACCACGAAAGGTGGTTATATTATGAGTCTGCTGGTTTTGGTTGCTGCCGTGATGAAAGCTGATGGAAAGGTTCTGAAATCGGAACTCGATTATACCAAAGAATTTTTTGTACGGTCTTTTGGCCCTGCAGCAGCGGGCGAAGCCATCAAAATATTGCGCGATCTGCTTCAGCAAAATATTCCGGTTACCGAGGTAAGCCAGCAGATCCGCAAAAATATGGATCACCCGTCGCGCTTACAACTGGTACATTTTCTCTTCGGAATAGCTGCTGCTGATGGTATTGTTCACGAATCAGAGCATCAACTGATTAAGCATATTGCCCAACAAATGGGAATCAGCGAAAAAGATTACCAGTCTATCGAAGCCATGTTTGTGGCTGATACCGATGCCGCTTACAAAATTCTGGAAACAGAACCAACAGCTACCGACGATGAACTGAAAAAGGCCTACCGCAAAATGGCCCTGAAATATCACCCTGATAAAGTTCATTATCTGGGAGAAGATGTTCAGAAAGGCGCCAATGAGAAATTCCAGAGTGTAAACGAAGCCTGGGAAGTAATCAAGAAACAAAGAGGGATTGTTTAG
- a CDS encoding threonine aldolase family protein, with translation MKRGFASDNNSGIHPEILNAISAANEGHAVGYGGDEITEKAIKRFKQEFGEQTDVYFVFNGTGANVLSLSTLTHSFNAVICADTAHIQTDECGAPEKLTGCKLLPVETFKGKITPAGIIKYLHGFDFEHHSQPKVISISQVTELGTVYSLEEIKAITALAHEYGLLVHMDGARLANAAVALDLPFSAFTVDAGVDVLSFGGTKNGMMMGEAVLFFNPELTKLTKYIRKQSMQLYSKMRFVSAQFLAYFENDLWKRNATHSNRMAQLLEQEVKKIPAIQLTQEVDANGVFAIVPPEIIPQLQEKYFFYMWDEHRSEVRWMTSFDTEEEDIIQFAALIKSLMPG, from the coding sequence ATGAAACGAGGTTTTGCAAGCGACAATAATTCAGGTATTCATCCTGAAATTTTAAATGCTATTTCTGCTGCCAATGAAGGACATGCAGTTGGATACGGCGGCGACGAGATTACCGAAAAGGCCATCAAACGGTTCAAACAAGAATTTGGTGAGCAAACCGATGTCTATTTTGTATTTAACGGAACTGGCGCCAATGTACTGAGTCTTTCAACGCTGACACACTCATTTAATGCTGTGATATGCGCCGATACAGCCCACATCCAAACCGACGAGTGCGGCGCTCCCGAAAAACTCACCGGCTGCAAACTGCTTCCGGTTGAAACCTTCAAAGGGAAAATTACGCCAGCCGGAATTATAAAATATTTGCACGGATTTGATTTTGAACATCATTCGCAACCCAAAGTAATTTCCATTTCACAGGTCACTGAACTCGGTACTGTTTATTCACTCGAAGAAATTAAGGCAATCACCGCCCTTGCGCACGAATACGGGCTGCTTGTACATATGGATGGCGCCCGTTTAGCCAATGCAGCCGTGGCTCTCGATTTGCCATTCAGTGCGTTTACGGTTGATGCCGGAGTCGATGTACTTTCGTTTGGCGGCACCAAAAACGGCATGATGATGGGCGAAGCAGTCCTGTTTTTCAACCCTGAATTGACCAAACTCACCAAATACATCCGCAAACAAAGCATGCAATTGTATTCGAAAATGCGATTTGTGAGTGCTCAGTTTCTGGCATATTTCGAAAACGACCTCTGGAAACGGAATGCAACACATTCCAACCGGATGGCGCAACTTCTGGAACAGGAAGTGAAAAAAATCCCTGCCATACAACTCACGCAAGAGGTAGATGCCAACGGCGTTTTCGCAATTGTTCCTCCGGAAATTATCCCACAGCTTCAGGAAAAATATTTCTTTTACATGTGGGACGAACACCGCTCTGAAGTTCGGTGGATGACTTCGTTTGACACTGAAGAAGAAGACATCATTCAATTTGCAGCACTGATAAAATCGCTGATGCCGGGTTAA